The Terriglobus roseus sequence GTCTCCACCCGTCGCGAAGTCATACTCCACGCTCGCCTCCGGAGCTAAGGGCAATTTCCGGGCGGTGTAGCCTACCCGCGCAATGACACCGCCAGAATGGATGGACTGTCCCGCATAACTTCCACGCTGTAGCGCCGCGGTACCGGAATAGAAGAAGCCGTTTGGCAAATCGCCCGCCGCGAACGCACCAAACGTGAACTGTGTTTCGTGGCCCCGGGTCTGCAAAGGGCTACTGACGTTTGCGACTGTCTGGACAAAGAGGAACGGCTCAATGGACGTCCGCGGCACTACCGAGTCGAGTGCCAGCACAGCCCCATGCAAATGCAGTCCACCGTTCGCGCGGTCCGGCCTACCTGGGTACACGTTCACTACGGAAGAACTAAAGACCGAAATGCGATTCTTGCCTTCCGTTTCAAATAGAACAGCATCGAAGGTGCGACTCACATTCGTCCAGTCACTGATCCCAATCAGCCGCTCATCCCCAAAGCGCAATGGCTGCCGCCCAACGACGATCTGACTTGACCTCTTCCGAAAGGAGATGACAGCTTGACGCAGATCGAAAGTGTCGCGCATGGTGGGCGAAGCGTCCTGAGAAGAAAGCCCCAACGCATGAGAATCCTGTGCCTGCACATATGCGTTGAACCAGGGAGTCGGCTGGAAGCGCAGTCCGACCCGAGCCCGTGTCAGTGCGTAGACAGGCCCCTTGCCGCGATCCAGATTGACGGCCGACTGCGACTCCACACGCGCCCGGAGCGAAGTATCGAACGTCAACCATTCTGGTATTTCTTTGAGGCGGAGTGCCTGCACATCGCCGGAGATTTTCGGATAGCGTGCATACTGCGCTACGCCGTATGTGGACGACAACAGAAGCATCACCATCAAGCGGTATGTAGATCGAAACGTGTTCATTGCGTATCCATGAGAGCTCTTGAAATCAAAAAAATGCGGGGCACGATTTCATGTGCCCCGCGTTGAGAGAGATCGATCGAGGGGTTAGAACTTGTGCTTCCGGCCAATCACACTATGCTCTTTCACGCTCTTGGACCTCGCATAAGATTTTTCAGCCTTGGTGGGCTCAAACTGCATCCCGAAGCGCTGCCCCTCAATCCACACTTTGCTGAGATAGTCACGATCGCCATAACGCTGGAAGACGACGTCTGACTGACGGTGCTCCGTGCTCGCATGCATCGGAACATACTCCGCTAGAGCACTGTGCGTCGGTGACTTATCGCCTTCGATCAAGAGGATCGGATCGCTATCCGTCTCCTTGCGAATGGTGTAAGCGCCGGCGGGCATCAGCGCATTGCCGGCATAGAAGGCGAAGTCTGTCGTGAAATCGATTGTGCCCATCATCTGTGCGTGCGCACTACGACCCGTCGCCACAGTACCAAGCAAGATCACGAACAACATGCATAGATTTTTCATTATCTTTCTCCTGTTTCGGTTTTCGTCTTTTACGGTCTTCCACACAAGTGCAAGGAAGAAGGTCTTTGCGGAACGGTCTACTTCAGGACTTCCTGTTTCTCGGCCGGAATCTTCGAAAGCGTCTTGGCATCTAGATTCAGGTGAGCACTGGCAATGGACGCCGGCAGACGACGGATCCAGTTGTTGAGCGTCACGTCCATGAATTGGTCCGTCGCAAACATCTCAAGGAAGATCAAGTCGGTATCGCCGGTGTTTTCGATGTAGTGACCAGCCACCGCTGGTACGAAGCCAACATCATTCGCGTTGTAGTCCATGGTGCGAGCATTGCCCACCGGCATGAACACGGTCATACGGGCTTTCCCCTGCAGATAGAACTGCCACTCAGTGGCATTGGGATGCCAGTGCATCTCGCGCATGGCTCCCGGCTTCACAATGACCAAGGCAGCCGCAATGTGTTTGGACACTGGGAAGTTTCGCGAATCAACAATGCGAACCTCACCGCCCGCTGTCTTTACTGTCGGCTCCATAGAGCGCATACGGAAGGTGTACTGCGGTATCGATGCGACCTTTGCACCACCGATCTCCGCCTTATCCTGCGCGACCGAATTCTTTGGCACTTCGCCGGGAAAGATGTAGAGCGAGCTAATGGGCAGCTTTTCCAGTTGCCCTTCCTGTAGACCGAAGTTCTTGGTCAGCACCTCCGTCGGCGTATGTGCGACCCACTCCGATATGAGGAATGTGTTGTCTTCCGAAAAGAGTCCCTGGTTGAACACAAGCAGAAATTCACAACCGTCCGGCCCAAGGCCTTGGATCGAATGTGGATAGCCCGCGGGAAAGACCCACAGATCGCCTTCGCTCACATCGCCCACAAACATGGTTCCATCAGGATTCAGAACCGTGACGCGGGCGTTGCCATAAAGCATGTAGGCCCACTCATCCGCGGTATGCCAGTGCAGTTCGCGATAAGCTCCAGCCGTCAGGCGCATGTTCACACCGGCAATGTCAGTCGAGCTCGGGAACTCGCGAGCCGTCACCTGGTGCGTCCAGCCACCTTCCTGGATGCGCTTGTGCACAAGATCGAAGGAGTACCAGATAGGACCGACATCGCCGCTATCGCTGGGAGGTGGATTGTTGGAATTTGGATTCTCTCCAAGCAGGATCTTGTTCTCCTGCGCAGGGTTATTCGCAGAGTGATCGTGCTCTGCATTCCTCGTTCCCTGCCTCGTCTGTGCTCCAGACGGTAGAGCGACAAGTGCTGCTGCTGCCAGCGCCGCAGAACTTGATCCCAGAAATTTCCTGCGAGATGGATTGATGCTGCTGCTCTTCTCGTCTTCGATACCGCTCATGCGCTTTCTCCTCGTGGACTCCGTAGTGTCTTTTGGCGGTGAAGCCATACGGGTAAGTGCAGACGAAGTGCCAAAAGCCAATACCCTCTCGCATTTCCAATTGCTCCGCAAAAACCACTGTCACTATTGGTGTTTCCGTGTTCTGCGAATATTCGCTGTCTGAGAATTGCAAGCTCACGGAGTCGTCCTATCGACACATAAGCGTCAGCTTCGACACTCCTTCGCGGACATCCGCCAAACTAGGAAGGGAGCGCCTCAGCGCTCCCATGTGGTGTGAAGTCTTCGACTAGGTCAGGGCAACGGGATCTCTTCCCAACCGCCACCAAGCTCTTTGATCAAAGCAACGGAGGCGACCATCGCGTGACCGGAAAGAACGCAGATGTTCTGTTCGGACAATTCCAGCGCTGCCTGGGCAGTCGTGACATCTAAATAGCTCACAAGCCCGGCGGTATAACTCTGTTGAGCGAGCCTCAAGACGTCCCTGTCCGCCTCTGCCACTTCACGCTGATACCGCAGCTGTTGCTTCAAGGACTCCAGTGCGGCCAACTGATCTTCGACACCCCCATAGGCTTGCAGGACAGTCTTCTTGTATTGCTCTAGAGATTCTCGATAGGCGGCCCTCGCCTGATCTTCCGCCGCGTGCCGGCGCCCACCCGTAAAGATTGGAGCGACGGCCGATATTGCGAGTGATTCGACCGTGCTCTGCCAGTCGACGAGAGACGCAGCGTTGGTGCTCTGATATCCGGCAAGCCCTGTCAATGTAAGCGTCGGAAGGAAATTTGCCTTTGCAAGACCGATACCCGCACTCGCCGATGACATCTGACGTTCTGCTTCTGCGATATCCGGCCTTCGAAGCAGAAGTTGTGCGGGCACGCCTGCGGGTATCAGTGGCGAGATGAGCGGCCGCGTGCGCACCGCGATCGTGAAGCGCTCCGGGGGCTGCCCAGTCAGGATCGCGATTGCCGTCACAAACTGTGTGCGGCGCAGGCTGACCACCTGCCGATCCGCTTGTAGTTGATCGGCCAGAGCGACTGTCCGTTGAAGATCCTGTGCAGTGCTCAGGCCGCGATGAAGACGTGTACCAACGAGCCTCGCAGCATGGGAAGCATTCGCGATCTGCTCGTCAAGGATTGTGAGTTCCTCATCCGCTTCCCGTACGTCACAAAGGTCTGCAGCGATCTCCGCTTGCACGGTTAATCGAACGAAGCTCACTTCTGCGCTTGCCGCCTGACGCAGCGCGGAGGACTTCTGGATAGAGCGCCGAACGCGTCCCCACGCATCCAGCTCATAGCTCGCAGTAAGTTCCGTGGCGAAGTCGTTGTAGGTGATCGCACGCCCGGTCGTAGCATTATTCGGTCTGAACTTCGGCTCGCGGTTGCGCTCCGCCCCAACAACCGCGCCGACCTGGGGCAAACGACCGGCACGCATGGTGCGCGTCGTGGCGGCTGCTTTGTCATAGCGAGCCACCGCGATTGCAATGTCTTCATTCGCGATTGCCGCTACAGACTCAAGATGATCGAGTTCGTCATCCTGAAAGATGTGCCACCACGCCACCTGCCCAATGTCCTGACCGCCCTCTGCAACAGGCGCGGTATATGCCGGTGGCGTTTGCACTGCAGGCCGAATATACTTCGGCCCGACCATGCAACCTGTCAACAGGTACACGCTTGTCTGGGCAGCCGCAGTTACCAGACCGAGGAAACCCCTACGTGAAAGCTGTAACTTCATGTTGGCTCCTAGTGCGCTTTCGCGACGACTGCCACCGGCGTTCCATTCAGGACATAATCCGGAGGAGAAGAAACCACCGCGTCGCCGCTTCCGACACCGTCAAGAACTTCAATCGTCTCTCCAAAGTCAGTGCCAAGGCGCACCTTGCGAAGCGCAATTCGGCCATTAGTCACCACAGCAACCTGTGGTCCCGCAGCCTGATATAGGACAGCCTCTGAAGGCACAATCAATACGGGCCGAACGTCGCCGACGTGAAGAGTGACGTTCGCAAAGGTGCCAGGCAGCATGCGTCCTGCGGGATTCGGCACGTCCACTTCCACCCGCAGCGTATGAGACGCCGGATCGATCGCGCGGCTGCTCCGCACGACTCGACCCGTAAATTTCTCTCCAGGCAGCGTGAGAGGCTCCACGACAGCCTCCATGCCAGTCGAGACATTCGCACTGTTCGTCTCCGGAACATTCAGGAAGACGCGCACTACGCTCACCTGCGCCAAATGAAACAGCTCCGTTCCAGTCGCACCACGCCCGGCGTTCACCAGATCACCAATGTCAATACCTCTTCGCGTGATGACACCGTCGAAGGGCGCCACAACCTGTTCGAACCCCTGCAGCTTCTTCAGCCGCACAGATTCCGCAGCGGCAACCTGAACGAATGCCTGTTGCGCCCGCAGACCCTGCCGGGTTTGATCCACGTCCTGCTGCGAGACCGCTTCCGATCCCTCGAGCCCTTCATAGCGAGCAGCCGTCGTGTGCGCGAGATGAAGATTCGCACTCGCCTGCTCCAGGGAAGCAGCTGCCCCGCGGACCTGTTGATCGAGTTCCGGCGTGTCCACTACTGCGAGCGTCTCGCCCTTGCGCACGCGAGAGCCAATGTCCGCGGACCAGCTTCGCATGTAACCATTGCTGCGAGCGAAGACAGAGGCCTCTGTGTAAGCTTCAATCGCCGCAGGCAGAACCAGCAGTTCTGTGGAGTTGCCGTGACTCGGAAAGACCACAGACACAGGCTGTATCGCCAGCTTGCGCGAATCGTTAGCCAGTGACTGGGAATCATGATGACGAATGACGGCAACCGCAACGCCCGCAATGCACAGCAGCAGCGGAACAAGAAGGAATCGCGACACCCTGGCGCTGGTGCCTGCAGGTAAGTCTGCTGGAAGAGCATTGTTCATCAAAATCCTCCGTTCTGCGTGAGGCCGGTTGGGGGCGCGCCGGGGACTGGGCGCGGCCGCTGTATTGCAGAAAACACGGTGGGAACGAAAAATAGCGT is a genomic window containing:
- a CDS encoding alginate export family protein — encoded protein: MNTFRSTYRLMVMLLLSSTYGVAQYARYPKISGDVQALRLKEIPEWLTFDTSLRARVESQSAVNLDRGKGPVYALTRARVGLRFQPTPWFNAYVQAQDSHALGLSSQDASPTMRDTFDLRQAVISFRKRSSQIVVGRQPLRFGDERLIGISDWTNVSRTFDAVLFETEGKNRISVFSSSVVNVYPGRPDRANGGLHLHGAVLALDSVVPRTSIEPFLFVQTVANVSSPLQTRGHETQFTFGAFAAGDLPNGFFYSGTAALQRGSYAGQSIHSGGVIARVGYTARKLPLAPEASVEYDFATGGDPRRPDRRLTFDQLYPSDHNVFGLVDLFGWQNIQQFRLGTTLIPAKGLTVSFQAEDLHLASVSDAAYGAGGAALLLAPSDGFHISHLGTELDLSAKYFKHDFVTNVGVGHLFPGGVLSEAGKGTPLTIVYLSFTYRFKVQKRDASAATRSHADYLVHNKESDDE
- a CDS encoding cupin domain-containing protein, which encodes MSGIEDEKSSSINPSRRKFLGSSSAALAAAALVALPSGAQTRQGTRNAEHDHSANNPAQENKILLGENPNSNNPPPSDSGDVGPIWYSFDLVHKRIQEGGWTHQVTAREFPSSTDIAGVNMRLTAGAYRELHWHTADEWAYMLYGNARVTVLNPDGTMFVGDVSEGDLWVFPAGYPHSIQGLGPDGCEFLLVFNQGLFSEDNTFLISEWVAHTPTEVLTKNFGLQEGQLEKLPISSLYIFPGEVPKNSVAQDKAEIGGAKVASIPQYTFRMRSMEPTVKTAGGEVRIVDSRNFPVSKHIAAALVIVKPGAMREMHWHPNATEWQFYLQGKARMTVFMPVGNARTMDYNANDVGFVPAVAGHYIENTGDTDLIFLEMFATDQFMDVTLNNWIRRLPASIASAHLNLDAKTLSKIPAEKQEVLK
- a CDS encoding efflux RND transporter periplasmic adaptor subunit, with the protein product MNNALPADLPAGTSARVSRFLLVPLLLCIAGVAVAVIRHHDSQSLANDSRKLAIQPVSVVFPSHGNSTELLVLPAAIEAYTEASVFARSNGYMRSWSADIGSRVRKGETLAVVDTPELDQQVRGAAASLEQASANLHLAHTTAARYEGLEGSEAVSQQDVDQTRQGLRAQQAFVQVAAAESVRLKKLQGFEQVVAPFDGVITRRGIDIGDLVNAGRGATGTELFHLAQVSVVRVFLNVPETNSANVSTGMEAVVEPLTLPGEKFTGRVVRSSRAIDPASHTLRVEVDVPNPAGRMLPGTFANVTLHVGDVRPVLIVPSEAVLYQAAGPQVAVVTNGRIALRKVRLGTDFGETIEVLDGVGSGDAVVSSPPDYVLNGTPVAVVAKAH
- a CDS encoding efflux transporter outer membrane subunit, with the translated sequence MKLQLSRRGFLGLVTAAAQTSVYLLTGCMVGPKYIRPAVQTPPAYTAPVAEGGQDIGQVAWWHIFQDDELDHLESVAAIANEDIAIAVARYDKAAATTRTMRAGRLPQVGAVVGAERNREPKFRPNNATTGRAITYNDFATELTASYELDAWGRVRRSIQKSSALRQAASAEVSFVRLTVQAEIAADLCDVREADEELTILDEQIANASHAARLVGTRLHRGLSTAQDLQRTVALADQLQADRQVVSLRRTQFVTAIAILTGQPPERFTIAVRTRPLISPLIPAGVPAQLLLRRPDIAEAERQMSSASAGIGLAKANFLPTLTLTGLAGYQSTNAASLVDWQSTVESLAISAVAPIFTGGRRHAAEDQARAAYRESLEQYKKTVLQAYGGVEDQLAALESLKQQLRYQREVAEADRDVLRLAQQSYTAGLVSYLDVTTAQAALELSEQNICVLSGHAMVASVALIKELGGGWEEIPLP